A single region of the Leptodactylus fuscus isolate aLepFus1 chromosome 5, aLepFus1.hap2, whole genome shotgun sequence genome encodes:
- the LOC142204493 gene encoding uncharacterized protein LOC142204493, producing MSVPLAGDPMGLPGALKGVNQKAVTALEKGVTPVRVDAMRPYLNEYGNVEAAKLLLEGFLWGFKIPFVEGGSVVIHKNLRSAYQHPQVVSDKLAKELELGRMAGPFSELSLPNLRVSPLGVVPKKEPNKFRLIHHLSFPKGTSVNDGIDPSLCAVVYTSFDAAIRWVREFGCGALLAKADVEAAFRLLPVHPDLGSFPGAGSTSTGNWGSLARGPLGAAVRAAQSLINVSLAEGTWAGYGAAWGKWVEWSAAFGSQIEGEGERLLLLVGQCREEGWSLSRVNKFLAGLAFGFKARGLPDATKHFLVRQAMRGWRRGGTARDSRRPILFQLLLSLGSALKVVCRSVAELRLFRLAFSLAFFGAMRLGELLSPSRSVPGGLLAGDVRLFEDSLEFFIRRSKTDLMGRGAKVVLFAVPGVDMCPVVCLREFLSHERPAGTPLLTHEDGSFLSRFQFLAIFKKCLVHCGRLPADFGGHSFMIGAATEAARNGLAEDVIRRIGCWESMRFRSYVRLDSL from the exons ATGAGTGTTCCTCTTGCGGGGGATCCCATGGGGCTTCCAGGTGCTTTAAAGGGGGTAAATCAAAAGGCGGTGACGGCACTGGAAAAGGGGGTGACGCCGGTACGAGTGGACGCGATGCGTCCGTATCTAAATGAGTATGGGAATGTGGAGGCGGCAAAGTTGTTGTTAGAGGGGTTTTTGTGGGGTTTTAAAATTCCATTTGTTGAGGGCGGTTCAGTAGTTATCCACAAAAACCTGCGTTCCGCTTATCAGCACCCGCAAGTTGTGTCGGATAAGTTGGCAAAGGAATTAGAATTGGGGCGGATGGCGGGTCCTTTTTCTGAATTGTCTTTGCCCAATTTGAGGGTGTCCCCTTTGGGAGTGGTGCCAAAAAAGGAGCCGAACAAATTTCGGCTCATTCACCACCTTTCCTTTCCCAAGGGGACGTCAGTTAATGATGGCATCGACCCCAGTTTGTGTGCGGTGGTTTACACTTCGTTTGATGCTGCTATTCGTTGGGTGCGGGAATTTGGATGCGGGGCTTTGCTTGCCAAGGCGGACGTCGAAGCGGCTTTTCGGTTGTTGCCTGTGCATCCAGACT TGGGATCGTTTCCGGGAGCTGGCTCCACAAGCACAGGAAATTGGGGATCCCTGGCCAGAGGCCCTTTGGGAGCTGCCGTTCGGGCGGCACAGTCTTTGATTAACGTTTCCTTGGCGGAAGGTACCTGGGCGGGTTATGGGGCTGCGTGGGGTAAGTGGGTGGAATGGAGTGCGGCGTTTGGTtcgcagatagagggggagggggagcgttTGTTGCTTTTGGTAGGACAGTGTAGGGAGGAGGGGTGGTCCTTGTCGAGGGTGAACAAGTTCTTGGCGGGTTTGGCGTTTGGTTTTAAGGCACGGGGGTTGCCGGATGCTACAAAACACTTCTTGGTTCGGCAGGCCATGAGGGGATGGAGGAGAGGGGGAACTGCTAGGGATAGCCGTCGGCCGATTTTGTTCCAGTTGTTGTTGAGTTTGGGTTCAGCCCTAAAGGTGGTCTGTAGGTCGGTTGCGGAGCTGCGGCTTTTTCGCCTGGCATTTTCACTTGCTTTCTTTGGAGCTATGCGTTTGGGGGAATTGCTCAGCCCTTCTAGGTCGGTTCCTGGGGGGCTGTTGGCAGGTGATGTTAGGTTGTTTGAGGATAGCTTGGAATTTTTTATCAGACGATCTAAGACGGATTTGATGGGGAGGGGGGCCAAAGTGGTGCTATTTGCGGTTCCGGGAGTGGATATGTGCCCTGTTGTTTGCCTGAGGGAATTTTTGTCTCATGAGCGGCCTGCGGGAACTCCGTTGCTGACTCACGAAGATGGTTCGTTCCTGTCCAGGTTTCAGTTCTTggccatttttaaaaaatgtttggtACACTGTGGGCGATTACCGGCTGATTTTGGGGGTCATTCATTCATGATTGGGGCGGCAACCGAGGCGGCTCGCAACGGTTTGGCCGAGGACGTGATACGCCGTATCGGGTGTTGGGAGTCCATGAGGTTCAGATCGTACGTCAGGTTGGACAGCTTATAG